The nucleotide window ATCAGGGCATGCATTTCGAATTTCATATACCAGAGGTCGAGGGTGTTCATCCGGGAGTATTCGTACATGCTATGCCGGTAGGAGGTGCTTACTTTGATGGCCATATCACGGGCATCTGTTTCCTTGAGCTGGTTGTGACGGGCCGCGAGCACAAAGCTGGTAGCCAGTCTTTTGACATCCCATTCCCAGGTGGCGGGAAGGGTTTCATCGAAGTCATTGGCATCGAAGATGAGTGTTCGTTCGGGGGTGGCGAAGCCGCCGAAATTGCTCAGGTGGCAGTCACCGATGGCCTGTACTATCAGCTGGGTATGGGGTAGTCCGGAAAGGTCGAGGGCCATGAGACCGGCCATACCGCGATAAAAAGCGAAGGGGGACGCGCTCATCCTGCCATGGCGGATGGGAATCAGCTTTTTTACCCTTCCTTCATTGGATATCCTGATAGCTTCCAGTACACTGGGGCGTTGGGGAGAGAGCATAAAATCACCCTGTGAGGTGCGGGGAACGGTGGCCCTGATGTTTTTTCCGGGGGAATCTTTTTCAACAGTCATAAGCAACTGCGACTAGTGATGGATGTGAAGACACCAGCCGTTTGTATAAAATTACGAATTATCAATTACGAAATACGAATGAATGATCTCAGCATTCGTAATTGATAATTCGTAACTATTTATCCTGGTAGCGGGTGAAGCGGAATTTGTCTTTGATGGCTTTGTTGAAATAGGTGCCTTTGGAGCTGGCGTTTTTCATGGCGCGGTATATGGCTTCTGGTACGGCTTCATAGTCGTATATCGCGCCTGACATAAAAACGATGCGTAGTACCGCATGCAGGCCGTCGTAGTAATATGCCCGGATAACAGAGGACGGCATGACTGGTGTATTCGGAGTAGGCGCCTCAATTATCGTACCCGGACTTAGTCGGCTACGGAGCCGCAGGATAGGTTGATGACTGCACCGGTGATGGCGCCCGCCTGGTCGGAGGCCATGAAGGCGGCGGTATTAGCTATTTCGCGGACAGCAGGGAGGCGTCGCAGCATGGTACCACTTTCCATGGCGGTTTGGAATTCTTTGGGATCTTTCATGCCCATCGCCTGAGTGAAGATGTTGAGTACATTTTGTACCATGGCTGTTTCCGGCATAGCGTTGGCGCGCAGGCATACCACTCTGATGCCGTGAGGGCCCAGTTCGGCTGCCAGCGTACGGGAGATGGATTCTATGGCGGCCCAGGCGGTGGCCATGCCTCCAGCCATTGGAGCTGCGAGTTTTGCCGGAGTGGCTGAAATGCTGAGGATTACGCCGGAGCCCTGTTTGATCATATGCCTGGCTGCAGCAGTGGCGGTGATGAAGTTGGAACGGGAATAGGTGGTTACCGGCAGCATAAAATCATCGGGCTGGAGGTCGGCCATCCATACGCCCTGCATGCCCTGCTGGGGTATGGAAATAGCGTTAAAGATGATGTCTATCTGTTGGGCCTGGTCCACTATTTCCCGGAGGTGTTGATTAACCGCTGCCTGATCGAGTGCATCTACGCTGGCAGTGAAGGCGATTCCACCATCGGCCCGGATCTCGTTGGCCACCTGTTCCAGTGTGCTGGTGGTACGTCCTGCGAGGTATACGACAGCTCCTTCCCGGGCAAAAGCACGTGCTACCGCACTACCAATATCTCCTCCGCCACCATAGATGACGGCATTTTTGTTTTTCAACAGCATATTATTGTTTTCACAGTGATGAAATAAATCTACTGTAAAAGTAGTGGAAAAGCTATCTTTAGGGCAGTGGCATAAATGACATTCTGAGGGGTTGATATTGCCATAACGTGTCTGTTATGATTAACGGATAATAATTTGCAGTCTTATGCGTATTGCTATTTTGGATTATGAAAATGTTGTCCCTTCCAGTGTTGCAGGTCCTGCAGACATCCTGGCGGCGATAGCCCGTACTTACCCGTTGCTGACCGGCACGCCTGTCAGCGTCCGTTTTGATATTGACTTTATCAGTGTTAAAGACAACTTGTTATGGCGAAGGGCCATGAATACTGTCGTGCCGGCAAAACTCCGCCGTCAGGAAGTGTATGATCTGGTGATTATTCCGGCGATGGAATCAGATAAAATACTGCCGGTGATACAACGGGAAAAGCGGCTGATAGACTGGCTGCGGCAGCAG belongs to Chitinophaga sp. HK235 and includes:
- a CDS encoding KTSC domain-containing protein, translating into MPSSVIRAYYYDGLHAVLRIVFMSGAIYDYEAVPEAIYRAMKNASSKGTYFNKAIKDKFRFTRYQDK
- a CDS encoding SDR family NAD(P)-dependent oxidoreductase, which encodes MKNKNAVIYGGGGDIGSAVARAFAREGAVVYLAGRTTSTLEQVANEIRADGGIAFTASVDALDQAAVNQHLREIVDQAQQIDIIFNAISIPQQGMQGVWMADLQPDDFMLPVTTYSRSNFITATAAARHMIKQGSGVILSISATPAKLAAPMAGGMATAWAAIESISRTLAAELGPHGIRVVCLRANAMPETAMVQNVLNIFTQAMGMKDPKEFQTAMESGTMLRRLPAVREIANTAAFMASDQAGAITGAVINLSCGSVAD